Proteins encoded in a region of the Vibrio ponticus genome:
- a CDS encoding alanine/glycine:cation symporter family protein, with protein sequence MIVTNESWLAALNTGLNNVVGAINGVLWGQVLVYLLVIVGVYFTVRLGFIQLRQFKHAVQILKSGREVDQGLSSYQVFCTSMAARVGTGNMAGVAVALTVGGPGAIFWMWLIALFGMSTAFIESTLAQLYKVKDVDGQYRGGPAYYMEKGLGQRWMGSLFSIFLIIAFGLVFNAVQANTITGALSHSFGFNETIVGVIIVACSAFVIVGGITKVAKASTSIVPVMAIGYLAIALVIVLMNITEVPAVLAYIVKSAFGWQEAAAGGVAFTISQAMQSGIARGLFSNEAGMGSAANVAASATPNPNHPASQGFVQMLGVFADTLVICTASAAMIMLSGVMDQPDAATGIGLLQQALTNELGSWTTYFMAAAIILFCFSSIIANYSYAETNVMFLNGNSKKGLMAFRICVLGMVMFGSVASLPVVWNLADASMGAMALINIVALVLLSKLAIKVVKDYEEQLKAGKTPTFDRSKFPELDDLEEAWQGTPAEVK encoded by the coding sequence ATGATCGTTACGAATGAATCGTGGCTAGCTGCGTTAAATACGGGGTTAAATAACGTGGTAGGCGCCATCAATGGCGTACTTTGGGGTCAAGTACTGGTATATCTACTAGTGATTGTGGGCGTTTACTTCACCGTGCGTCTTGGTTTTATTCAATTGCGTCAATTCAAGCACGCGGTACAAATTCTCAAAAGTGGTCGTGAAGTTGACCAAGGTCTTAGCTCTTACCAAGTCTTCTGTACGTCAATGGCGGCTCGCGTTGGTACAGGTAACATGGCTGGCGTTGCAGTAGCGCTTACTGTGGGTGGCCCAGGTGCTATCTTCTGGATGTGGCTCATCGCCCTATTTGGCATGTCGACTGCCTTTATCGAATCAACCTTAGCGCAACTTTACAAAGTCAAAGACGTTGACGGTCAATACCGTGGTGGTCCTGCTTACTACATGGAAAAAGGCCTAGGACAACGTTGGATGGGCTCACTTTTCTCAATCTTCCTAATCATTGCTTTCGGCCTCGTGTTCAACGCCGTTCAAGCAAACACCATCACTGGCGCACTTAGCCACTCATTCGGTTTTAATGAAACCATCGTCGGCGTGATCATCGTTGCCTGCTCTGCGTTCGTTATCGTTGGTGGTATTACTAAAGTTGCCAAAGCGTCAACCAGCATCGTACCTGTAATGGCGATCGGTTACCTAGCGATTGCGCTGGTCATCGTATTGATGAACATCACTGAAGTACCAGCCGTACTGGCTTACATCGTTAAGAGCGCATTTGGCTGGCAAGAAGCAGCAGCTGGCGGCGTAGCATTTACTATCTCGCAAGCCATGCAAAGTGGTATCGCACGTGGTTTGTTCTCAAACGAAGCGGGTATGGGCTCTGCTGCTAACGTTGCGGCAAGTGCAACACCAAACCCGAACCACCCTGCTTCACAAGGCTTTGTGCAAATGCTGGGCGTATTTGCGGACACATTAGTTATCTGTACTGCTTCTGCTGCGATGATCATGCTAAGTGGTGTGATGGATCAACCAGACGCAGCAACTGGTATCGGTCTACTGCAACAAGCGCTAACTAATGAGCTAGGTTCATGGACAACCTACTTTATGGCCGCTGCCATTATCTTATTCTGCTTCTCGTCAATCATTGCCAACTACAGCTACGCTGAAACTAACGTTATGTTCCTAAACGGTAACAGCAAGAAAGGTTTGATGGCGTTCCGCATTTGTGTGCTTGGCATGGTGATGTTTGGTTCAGTGGCTTCGCTACCTGTAGTTTGGAACCTAGCGGATGCGTCAATGGGCGCAATGGCACTGATCAACATCGTTGCACTGGTACTGCTTTCTAAACTGGCAATCAAAGTAGTTAAAGACTATGAAGAGCAGCTAAAAGCAGGTAAAACACCAACCTTCGACCGCTCTAAGTTCCCTGAACTGGATGATCTAGAAGAAGCTTGGCAAGGTACACCTGCGGAAGTGAAATAA
- a CDS encoding YeeE/YedE thiosulfate transporter family protein encodes MLQRCGRLTGLFKLKTPSAVLMVKHLLAGILMGVGAVMAQGGNDTQLLVSMPALSPHGFTAVAIIVLGIYVGVKFMSTKLHKI; translated from the coding sequence GTGCTACAGCGTTGCGGCAGATTGACAGGGCTCTTTAAACTAAAAACGCCGAGCGCCGTTCTAATGGTTAAGCACTTATTGGCTGGTATTTTAATGGGAGTGGGGGCAGTGATGGCTCAAGGTGGAAACGATACTCAACTTTTAGTTTCAATGCCCGCATTATCGCCACATGGTTTCACCGCAGTGGCGATTATTGTTTTGGGGATCTATGTTGGAGTTAAATTTATGAGTACAAAACTGCACAAGATATAA
- a CDS encoding DNA cytosine methyltransferase, with protein sequence MTDKIVSFFAGAGGLDLGFEQAGFNVAWANEYDKDIWATYEKNHPHTTLDRRSITNIEADEVPECDGIIGGPPCQSWSEAGAQRGIEDKRGQLFFDFIRILEAKKPKFFLAENVSGMQHGRHAEALNNIKQMFKDAGYDLYYQMMNAVDYGAAQDRKRVIFIGFRSDLNIQYSFPEPIEKEERRALKHILRDLDGTAVPALDKQKPNPDVKFLNHEYMIGGFSTMYMSRNRVRTWDEPSFTIQAGGRHAPIHPGAPRMEKVETDKFKFVEGHEEKYRRLSVRECARIQGFPDDFEFVYNNVAAGYKMIGNAVAVPFAKAIALSIQQHLAEAKARQAA encoded by the coding sequence ATGACAGACAAAATCGTTTCATTTTTCGCCGGAGCAGGCGGTCTAGATCTTGGTTTCGAGCAAGCCGGTTTTAACGTAGCGTGGGCTAACGAGTACGATAAAGATATTTGGGCAACGTACGAGAAGAACCACCCACATACCACGTTAGATAGACGTAGCATTACAAATATTGAAGCGGATGAAGTACCTGAGTGTGATGGCATCATTGGTGGCCCACCTTGCCAAAGCTGGAGTGAGGCTGGCGCGCAACGCGGTATTGAAGATAAACGCGGTCAGCTATTTTTTGACTTCATCCGAATCCTTGAAGCGAAAAAGCCCAAGTTTTTCCTAGCTGAAAACGTAAGTGGCATGCAGCATGGTCGACACGCTGAAGCGCTGAATAACATCAAGCAAATGTTTAAAGATGCCGGGTACGATCTTTACTACCAAATGATGAATGCTGTCGATTACGGTGCTGCTCAAGATCGTAAGCGCGTGATCTTCATTGGTTTTAGAAGCGATTTGAACATTCAATATAGCTTCCCTGAACCGATTGAAAAAGAAGAACGCCGAGCACTGAAACACATTCTACGTGACCTAGATGGCACCGCAGTACCCGCGCTTGATAAACAAAAACCAAACCCAGACGTGAAGTTTTTAAACCATGAATACATGATTGGCGGGTTCTCTACGATGTATATGTCACGTAATCGCGTAAGAACATGGGATGAGCCATCGTTCACGATTCAAGCTGGCGGACGTCATGCACCGATTCACCCAGGTGCGCCGCGAATGGAAAAAGTGGAAACCGACAAATTTAAATTTGTTGAAGGACACGAAGAAAAATACCGTCGTTTGAGTGTTCGAGAGTGTGCTCGAATTCAGGGCTTCCCAGATGACTTTGAGTTTGTGTATAACAACGTTGCCGCTGGCTACAAAATGATTGGTAACGCAGTTGCCGTACCTTTTGCCAAAGCGATCGCTCTGAGTATTCAACAGCACCTCGCGGAAGCGAAAGCGCGCCAAGCAGCCTAA
- the dpdK gene encoding phospholipase D-like domain-containing protein DpdK, translating to MMIQTERSIETKEAIGRAHVKDLLTSILVGEALNPGEIYILSPWISDFPVLDNTSGNFDSINPAWGHRQIHFFELLQNCVEAGATLKLAIRENRDKIYLLEQALKNYPSRFVVAEHKDLHEKGLLTDSCLIRGSMNFTFFGASINFEGITYTTNPSAIAEKKNTYEDLYFSNLVATVDEEEDDDWLF from the coding sequence ATGATGATTCAAACAGAGCGCTCTATTGAGACAAAAGAAGCGATAGGTCGAGCCCATGTCAAAGATCTTCTCACCTCTATATTAGTGGGCGAGGCTTTAAACCCTGGAGAGATCTATATATTAAGCCCATGGATTTCTGATTTTCCTGTTTTAGATAATACATCTGGCAATTTTGATTCGATAAACCCTGCTTGGGGACACCGCCAAATTCATTTTTTTGAATTGTTGCAAAATTGTGTTGAAGCAGGTGCGACGCTGAAATTAGCCATTCGTGAAAACAGAGACAAAATATATTTGTTAGAGCAAGCGTTAAAGAACTATCCGAGCCGATTTGTGGTCGCTGAACATAAAGACCTACACGAAAAGGGTTTGCTCACGGATTCATGTTTGATACGTGGTTCGATGAACTTTACCTTTTTTGGTGCAAGTATCAATTTCGAAGGAATTACCTACACCACTAACCCGAGTGCGATTGCAGAAAAGAAAAACACGTATGAAGATTTGTACTTCTCCAACCTTGTTGCAACGGTAGATGAGGAGGAAGATGATGACTGGTTATTCTAA
- a CDS encoding class I SAM-dependent methyltransferase, producing the protein MVLTSSFYDKNATELAKQYDGLDFESVHQSWKRYWPQSGASVLDIGAGSGRDAKWMSEQSCEVVAVEPSDALRQIGKHNTGPDVTWLNDSLPALKNVNNLGMRFDLILVSAVWMHLAPSVRARAFRKLSNLLSANGKLVISLRHGEFTDGRQSYPVSVEELEKLASEHALQVQLVSESADNLNRTSVSWQTVVFSLPDDGSGNLNTVRRVIVNDSKSATYKLALLRTLLRIADVHPGAVLDRSDGRVAISAGLVALYWIRQFKRLIDVDIEGAGIQQNSNTSKGLGFVKEDGWNKLKHLAADDFSIGSLFMGEEAAAIQKLFTHTLNTIKVGPVTFIYQGDKSNKLFEIQPAGKRRAHSGSIILDGEFFAGYGQFILDEKLWDCFRLYNSWIEPLVVNQWVREMQRFELNRSRNIALQTYHECLVWIDSTRDTRDVRKRVEELRVEGVKIPNVWSNAALKGKYDVDHCLPFAYWPNNDKWNLLPTSSSENQSKSDRVPTAKRLSESRQRILDWWQIAWGSDEHQQRFFTEAQFSLPNLSAQCNDFAEVFEAMGLQIIGVKSRLLVSEW; encoded by the coding sequence ATGGTTTTAACATCTTCTTTTTACGACAAAAATGCAACTGAACTGGCGAAGCAATATGATGGTCTCGACTTTGAGTCTGTGCATCAATCATGGAAGCGTTATTGGCCACAATCTGGTGCCAGTGTATTAGATATTGGTGCGGGGTCGGGCCGTGATGCGAAATGGATGAGTGAGCAAAGTTGTGAGGTTGTTGCCGTTGAACCAAGTGATGCGCTGCGTCAAATAGGCAAGCACAATACCGGTCCTGATGTCACATGGTTGAATGACTCATTACCGGCGCTTAAAAACGTCAATAACCTTGGTATGCGCTTTGACCTCATCTTGGTGAGTGCGGTATGGATGCATTTAGCGCCTTCAGTGCGTGCTAGGGCATTTCGTAAACTCTCAAATCTATTGTCTGCCAACGGCAAGCTCGTGATAAGCCTCCGTCATGGCGAGTTTACCGATGGGCGTCAAAGCTACCCTGTTTCGGTTGAAGAATTGGAAAAGTTGGCCAGCGAGCATGCTTTGCAAGTGCAATTGGTCTCTGAGAGTGCAGATAACCTCAATAGGACAAGCGTCTCATGGCAGACTGTTGTCTTCAGTCTACCGGATGATGGTTCTGGCAATCTAAATACTGTTCGTCGGGTTATCGTTAATGACAGTAAATCTGCAACGTACAAACTAGCACTACTGCGAACTTTACTGCGTATTGCTGATGTACACCCAGGTGCGGTACTTGATCGCAGTGATGGCAGGGTGGCGATTTCGGCGGGGCTTGTCGCACTGTATTGGATTCGGCAGTTTAAGCGCCTTATTGATGTTGATATCGAGGGCGCTGGTATTCAACAAAATTCGAATACGAGTAAGGGACTAGGTTTTGTAAAAGAGGATGGATGGAACAAGCTAAAGCACCTCGCTGCCGATGATTTCTCTATTGGTTCCCTTTTTATGGGAGAAGAAGCGGCGGCGATACAAAAATTATTTACCCACACACTGAATACCATCAAAGTCGGACCGGTTACCTTTATCTATCAAGGTGACAAATCCAACAAACTATTTGAGATACAGCCGGCAGGTAAACGCAGAGCACACTCAGGTTCTATCATCTTGGATGGCGAATTTTTTGCTGGGTATGGTCAGTTTATTCTCGATGAGAAGCTGTGGGATTGCTTTAGGCTCTATAACTCTTGGATCGAACCGCTGGTGGTCAACCAGTGGGTTCGTGAGATGCAACGTTTTGAGCTCAATCGCAGCCGAAATATCGCCTTGCAAACTTATCATGAATGCTTGGTTTGGATTGATTCGACCCGTGATACGCGCGATGTGCGCAAACGTGTGGAAGAGCTGAGAGTGGAGGGGGTCAAAATTCCCAACGTTTGGAGCAATGCCGCGCTTAAAGGGAAGTATGACGTTGACCATTGCTTGCCTTTTGCTTACTGGCCAAATAATGACAAGTGGAACCTTTTACCCACTTCATCGAGTGAAAATCAAAGTAAAAGTGACCGCGTGCCCACGGCTAAGCGTCTATCAGAATCACGACAGCGAATCCTAGATTGGTGGCAGATAGCGTGGGGCAGTGATGAGCATCAACAGCGCTTTTTTACAGAAGCTCAGTTTTCTCTGCCTAACTTGTCAGCTCAGTGTAATGACTTTGCAGAGGTTTTCGAGGCGATGGGGTTACAAATAATAGGCGTAAAAAGCCGTCTATTAGTCTCTGAATGGTAG